A window of Acropora muricata isolate sample 2 chromosome 3, ASM3666990v1, whole genome shotgun sequence contains these coding sequences:
- the LOC136911775 gene encoding cell cycle checkpoint protein RAD1-like isoform X2: MSRLTQQSGDDNRYILVAKLDNARNLHSILKAVHFKESATCFASSNGLKFTVEDAKCVQANAFVQSGIFQEYTFKEESATFRISLNVLLECLNIFGSSKDTATFTALKMCYAGYGYPLILMLEEGGVLTDCSIQTQEPDETLDFDFSSAEVLNKIIMKSECLKEAFNELDMTSEVLQILMSPDNPYFRLSTFGHAGSTHSDFPKESDMVESFECQQTQTNRYKISLLKPSTKALQLSSKISIRMDNRGFLSLQYMIINEDGQVCFVEYLVLCS; encoded by the exons ATGTCTAGACTCACGCAACAAAGTGGCGATGACAATCGTTATATTCTAGTTGCCAAGCTGGACAATGCTCGTAATCTCCATAGTATCCTGAAAGCGGTTCATTTCAAAGAG TCAGCTACTTGTTTTGCGAGCAGCAATGGTCTCAAGTTCACAGTGGAAGATGCCAAGTGTGTGCAGGCCAATGCGTTTGTGCAAAGCGGTATATTTCAGGAGTACACTTTCAAAGAAGAGAGTGCCACCTTTAGGATAAGTTTGAATGTTCTGTTG GaatgtttgaatatttttgGTTCCTCTAAAGACACTGCAACTTTTACAGCACTGAAGATGTGTTATGCTGGTTATGGATATCCTCTCATCCTCAT GTTGGAGGAAGGAGGTGTACTGACTGACTGCAGTATACAAACTCAagaacctgatgaaacattaGACTTTGACTTCAGCAGTGCCGAGGTTCTTAACAAGATTATCATGAAA TCTGAATGCTTGAAGGAAGCATTCAATGAGCTGGACATGACAAGTGAAGTTCTTCAGATCCTCATGTCACCAGACAATCCCTATTTCAGACTTTCAACATTTGGCCATGCTGGAAGCACTCAT TCCGATTTTCCTAAAGAATCTGACATGGTAGAATCCTTTGAGTGCCAGCAAACACAGACCAAcag gTACAAAATTAGTCTTCTCAAGCCATCCACTAAGGCACTACAACTTTCAAGCAAGATTTCCATCAGAATGGACAATAGAGGATTTTTGTCATTGCAGTACATGATCATAAATGAGGATGGACAAGTCTGCTTTGTGGAATATTTAGTAC TGTGCTCCTGA
- the LOC136911775 gene encoding cell cycle checkpoint protein RAD1-like isoform X3 codes for MSRLTQQSGDDNRYILVAKLDNARNLHSILKAVHFKEECLNIFGSSKDTATFTALKMCYAGYGYPLILMLEEGGVLTDCSIQTQEPDETLDFDFSSAEVLNKIIMKSECLKEAFNELDMTSEVLQILMSPDNPYFRLSTFGHAGSTHSDFPKESDMVESFECQQTQTNRYKISLLKPSTKALQLSSKISIRMDNRGFLSLQYMIINEDGQVCFVEYLCAPDEEVDEDDGDEDLS; via the exons ATGTCTAGACTCACGCAACAAAGTGGCGATGACAATCGTTATATTCTAGTTGCCAAGCTGGACAATGCTCGTAATCTCCATAGTATCCTGAAAGCGGTTCATTTCAAAGAG GaatgtttgaatatttttgGTTCCTCTAAAGACACTGCAACTTTTACAGCACTGAAGATGTGTTATGCTGGTTATGGATATCCTCTCATCCTCAT GTTGGAGGAAGGAGGTGTACTGACTGACTGCAGTATACAAACTCAagaacctgatgaaacattaGACTTTGACTTCAGCAGTGCCGAGGTTCTTAACAAGATTATCATGAAA TCTGAATGCTTGAAGGAAGCATTCAATGAGCTGGACATGACAAGTGAAGTTCTTCAGATCCTCATGTCACCAGACAATCCCTATTTCAGACTTTCAACATTTGGCCATGCTGGAAGCACTCAT TCCGATTTTCCTAAAGAATCTGACATGGTAGAATCCTTTGAGTGCCAGCAAACACAGACCAAcag gTACAAAATTAGTCTTCTCAAGCCATCCACTAAGGCACTACAACTTTCAAGCAAGATTTCCATCAGAATGGACAATAGAGGATTTTTGTCATTGCAGTACATGATCATAAATGAGGATGGACAAGTCTGCTTTGTGGAATATTTA TGTGCTCCTGATGAAGAAGTTGATGAGGATGATGGTGACGAGGATCTCAGCTGA
- the LOC136911775 gene encoding cell cycle checkpoint protein RAD1-like isoform X1, translating into MSRLTQQSGDDNRYILVAKLDNARNLHSILKAVHFKESATCFASSNGLKFTVEDAKCVQANAFVQSGIFQEYTFKEESATFRISLNVLLECLNIFGSSKDTATFTALKMCYAGYGYPLILMLEEGGVLTDCSIQTQEPDETLDFDFSSAEVLNKIIMKSECLKEAFNELDMTSEVLQILMSPDNPYFRLSTFGHAGSTHSDFPKESDMVESFECQQTQTNRYKISLLKPSTKALQLSSKISIRMDNRGFLSLQYMIINEDGQVCFVEYLCAPDEEVDEDDGDEDLS; encoded by the exons ATGTCTAGACTCACGCAACAAAGTGGCGATGACAATCGTTATATTCTAGTTGCCAAGCTGGACAATGCTCGTAATCTCCATAGTATCCTGAAAGCGGTTCATTTCAAAGAG TCAGCTACTTGTTTTGCGAGCAGCAATGGTCTCAAGTTCACAGTGGAAGATGCCAAGTGTGTGCAGGCCAATGCGTTTGTGCAAAGCGGTATATTTCAGGAGTACACTTTCAAAGAAGAGAGTGCCACCTTTAGGATAAGTTTGAATGTTCTGTTG GaatgtttgaatatttttgGTTCCTCTAAAGACACTGCAACTTTTACAGCACTGAAGATGTGTTATGCTGGTTATGGATATCCTCTCATCCTCAT GTTGGAGGAAGGAGGTGTACTGACTGACTGCAGTATACAAACTCAagaacctgatgaaacattaGACTTTGACTTCAGCAGTGCCGAGGTTCTTAACAAGATTATCATGAAA TCTGAATGCTTGAAGGAAGCATTCAATGAGCTGGACATGACAAGTGAAGTTCTTCAGATCCTCATGTCACCAGACAATCCCTATTTCAGACTTTCAACATTTGGCCATGCTGGAAGCACTCAT TCCGATTTTCCTAAAGAATCTGACATGGTAGAATCCTTTGAGTGCCAGCAAACACAGACCAAcag gTACAAAATTAGTCTTCTCAAGCCATCCACTAAGGCACTACAACTTTCAAGCAAGATTTCCATCAGAATGGACAATAGAGGATTTTTGTCATTGCAGTACATGATCATAAATGAGGATGGACAAGTCTGCTTTGTGGAATATTTA TGTGCTCCTGATGAAGAAGTTGATGAGGATGATGGTGACGAGGATCTCAGCTGA
- the LOC136911770 gene encoding protein spinster homolog 1-like: MSTSVVEYSRPEERDGNMEDSAKEAVHEETVSAPQAYIIRTSGNKRAYITVLVLFVINLLNYMDRQTIAGLLDDIQKYFHIEDNNSAAGLLQTVFICSYMVLAPIFGYMGDRYKRKYIMAAGILIWSGTVYLSTLLDKNSFWWFLALRGIVGIGEASYSTIAPTVIADLFTGDMRTRMLSVFYFAIPVGSGLGYIIGTQVAEAFDQWQWGLRVTPMIGGICVLLCIFVVLEPKRGAIERGESPHDVSASNVHNASSWFSDVKYLTTVKSFIWLNIGFTCVTFVTGALSFWAPKFFLYATRTQGITDVSLSDVSLKVGGITCAAGIVGVWLGAEIARRYKVRNRKADAIVCAVALLGSAPFLYVCLVLAAVNVKVTYAVVFFGEVLLFMNWAPVGDMVLYIIIPPRRSTAEAVQILVSHLLGDAGSPWLVGVISDRIRKDNSDHGRAQSLEYSLMMSAFVCVLGGFCFIMCGKYLVKDREVAEEYTRTCEDERSLLGSVASKNFGPSSDDKQAQDKDEDYYNEDDKLLETDPTVTPVSSERDTLVVPVDVHCPLPVQEDNHLRSSSPSSSSTSSSGAH, encoded by the exons ATGTCAACTTCTGTTGTTGAGTATTCAAGACCTGAAGAGAGAGACGGAAACATGGAAGATTCTGCCAAAGAAGCCGTTCATGAAGAAACTGTGTCTGCACCACAGGCGTATATAATAAGAACATCAGGAAATAAGAGAGCTTATATCACAGTGCTAGTCTTGTTTGTAATAAATCTTCTAAACTATATGGATCGGCAAACAATAGCAG GACTCTTAGATGATATTCAGAAGTATTTTCATATAGAAGACAACAATTCAGCAGCTGGTCTGTTACAAACAGTCTTCATTTGTAGTTATATGGTTCTTGCTCCTATCTTTGGTTACATGGGAGATCGTTATAAAAGGAAGTACATCATGGCTGCTGGGATATTGATATGGTCTGGGACTGTCTATCTCAGCACTTTGCTGGATAAAAAT TCCTTTTGGTGGTTCCTTGCATTGCGTGGTATAGTTGGAATAGGTGAAGCTAGTTACTCCACCATAGCACCTACTGTCATAGCTGATCTCTTTACAGGAGATATGAGGACAAGAATGTTGTCAGTTTTCTACTTTGCTATTCCTGTTGGAAG TGGTCTTGGTTACATTATTGGAACTCAAGTAGCAGAAGCTTTTGATCAATGGCAGTGGGGTTTACGT GTGACACCTATGATTGGTGGAATATGTGTTCTTCTCTGTATCTTTGTTGTCCTTGAACCCAAGAGAGGAGCCATTGAAAGGGGGGAAAGTCCTCATGATGTCTCAGCCTCCAATGTTCATAACGCCTCTAGCTGGTTCTCTGACGTCAAGTATCTTACAACTGT AAAGAGCTTTATTTGGTTAAATATAGGATTCACTTGTGTTACATTTGTGACTGGTGCACTGTCATTTTGGGCACCAAAATTTTTTCTGTATGCAACCAGAACCCAAGGAATAACAGATGTATCACTATCAGA TGTTAGTCTTAAGGTTGGTGGAATCACCTGTGCTGCTGGCATTGTGGGGGTGTGGCTTGGTGCTGAGATAGCGAGGAGATATAAAGTAAGGAACAGAAAAGCAGATGCCATTGTTTGTGCTGTTGCATTACTTGGATCAGCCCCTTTTCTCTATGTCTGTCTGGTGTTAGCAGCAGTGAACGTCAAAGTCACATAT GCTGTTGTGTTTTTTGGCGAGGTGCTGCTGTTCATGAACTGGGCTCCAGTTGGTGACATGGTCTTG TACATTATCATTCCTCCACGTCGTTCTACTGCTGAAGCAGTTCAGATTCTCGTCTCTCATCTTCTGGGTGATGCAGGCAGTCCATGGCTTGTTGGTGTG ATATCTGATAGAATACGAAAAGATAACAGTGACCATGGCCGTGCACAGAGCTTGGAATATTCCCTTATGATGTCTGCATTTGTTTGTGTGCTGGGTGGTTTCTGTTTTATCATGTGTGGCAAGTATCTGGTTAAAGATCGTGAGGTAGCTGAAGAATACACCAGAACTTGTGAGGATGAAAGGTCACTGTTAGGATCAGTGGCTTCCAAAAACTTTGGTCCTTCATCTGATGATAAACAGGCACAAGACAAGGATGAAGACTATTACAATGAAGATGACAAGCTACTAGAAACTGATCCTACTGTGACTCCAGTCTCATCTGAGAGAGATACACTTGTGGTTCCAGTGGATGTTCACTGTCCTCTTCCCGTTCAAGAAGACAATCAT CTGAGATCCTCGTCACCATCATCCTCATCAACTTCTTCATCAGGAGCACACTAG